The sequence ATTTAATTTTCCTGGAAGAGGGTGCAAAAATTGAAGCCTGCATTTTAAACACAAGTAGTGGACCGATTTATCTTGGTCATGATTCTGAAATGATGGAAGGCTCTGTAATTCGTGGTCCGTTTGCGCTTTGCGAACATGCTGTGGTAAAATTAAGCACCAAGGTTTATGGCGCTACAACAGTTGGTCCGCACAGTAGAATAGGAGGAGAAGTTAGCAACAGCGTTATTATTGGATATAGCAATAAAGGGCACGATGGATTTTTAGGCAACTCTGTACTTGGCGAATGGTGCAATTTAGGAGCAGATACTAATAATAGTAATCTTAAAAATAATTACGGCAACGTAAAACTGTATAGTTACGCCAAACAAAAACAAATAGATACTGGTTTACAATTTTGCGGACTCATTATGGGCGATCATTCAAAGTCTGGTATAAATACGATGTTTAACACAGGTACAGTAGTGGGAGTTGGCTCTAATATTTATGGCGGCGGTTTTCCTCCAACACATGTTCCAGATTTTAGCTGGGGTGGAAGTGAAGGTTTTGAATCGTATAAACTTGAAAAACTATTTGAAACTGCTGAACGGGTATATGAACGCAGAGGTTTAACGTTTTCTGATACAGAGAAAGAAATTCTTTCTTATGTGAATGAAGGTAAACTAAAACTCTAGTTTTACTCCCTCGTTTTTTCTGCGAGCAAAGCAAAAATCATTGGAATTTTATTTCCCAGATGCTTGATCCTGAATTTTCCAGGTTCAAATTCTTCTGTATGCCGAAAACAATTGTAAGGTGAATAATCAAATTCTTCGTAAGATAAAAGTCGCAGTCCGTTTTGTAATAAGCTCGTGAGAACTTCGCCGGTAGGGTGATTCCAGCCCACATATTCTTTATTGATCTGCGCATTTCTGTCGGCATAAGTTCCACTCTCGGTTTCTATAATGGGACCGGCGTTAAAATAGTTGTAAGCTACTTTTGTAAAATCGTCATCAAACATCCATACAACCGGATGAAACTCT is a genomic window of Sphingobacteriaceae bacterium containing:
- a CDS encoding glucose-1-phosphate thymidylyltransferase; amino-acid sequence: MDFVLRDDFENWKGFLPLTFTRPIAELRIGILTLKEKWDKHLNTVCTYQTQPYLSKKFPGISSQAIYISSHYCPDKNLAEAIKGLKQNEALYKDQELVAFYGDFKDLEKVSAFKKIDYPAPIFFIKNLWDIFQKNGEALKADFDFLTKGRTSNPLSESVTVIGDRNLIFLEEGAKIEACILNTSSGPIYLGHDSEMMEGSVIRGPFALCEHAVVKLSTKVYGATTVGPHSRIGGEVSNSVIIGYSNKGHDGFLGNSVLGEWCNLGADTNNSNLKNNYGNVKLYSYAKQKQIDTGLQFCGLIMGDHSKSGINTMFNTGTVVGVGSNIYGGGFPPTHVPDFSWGGSEGFESYKLEKLFETAERVYERRGLTFSDTEKEILSYVNEGKLKL